Proteins from a single region of Flaviflexus salsibiostraticola:
- a CDS encoding adenylate kinase — protein MRIIILGAPGAGKGTQAQMLCEKFGIPQISTGAIFRENVAAGTELGKLAQGYIDEGRFVPDEITDALVRDRLHQDDTQDGFLLDGYPRTLAQVASLDEILLEQGHVVDIVLELVTDKDELVQRLLKRAEIEGRADDTADVISHRMDVYAEQTKPLSRVYEQRGILARVDGMGTVDEVQERLLEAIRSR, from the coding sequence ATGAGAATCATCATCCTCGGCGCCCCGGGCGCGGGTAAGGGCACGCAGGCCCAGATGCTCTGCGAGAAGTTCGGCATTCCCCAGATCTCGACGGGAGCCATCTTCCGTGAGAACGTGGCGGCCGGTACCGAACTCGGGAAGCTCGCCCAGGGCTATATCGACGAGGGCAGGTTCGTCCCCGACGAGATCACCGATGCGCTCGTCAGGGACCGCCTCCATCAGGACGACACCCAGGATGGGTTCCTTCTCGACGGTTACCCGCGGACGCTCGCGCAGGTCGCCTCGCTCGACGAGATCCTCCTCGAGCAGGGACACGTCGTCGATATTGTTCTCGAACTGGTGACCGACAAGGATGAGCTCGTGCAGCGCCTCCTCAAGCGCGCCGAGATCGAGGGCCGCGCGGACGATACGGCTGACGTCATCAGCCATCGCATGGATGTCTACGCCGAGCAGACGAAGCCGCTGTCACGGGTCTACGAGCAGCGCGGGATTCTCGCGCGTGTCGATGGCATGGGCACCGTCGACGAGGTGCAGGAGCGCCTCCTGGAAGCGATCCGGTCGCGCTGA
- a CDS encoding DNA-directed RNA polymerase subunit alpha: MQIAQRPVLSEEVVSDNRARFILEPLEPGFGYTLGNSLRRTLLSSIPGAAVTSIKIDSVLHEFTTIEGVKEDVSEIILNIKELVVSSENDEPVQMYLRKQGPGVVTAADINPPAGVEIHNTDLVIATLNEKGKLEIDLIVERGRGYVSAAQNKDPEAEIGRIPVDSIYSPVLQVSYKVEATRVEQRTDFDKLIVDVETKASLSPRDAFASAGKTLVELFGLAADLNLEAEGIELGEPPVEETQSSDLQRPITILNLPARSQNCLQREGIETIGQLILRSEADLLDIRNFGAKSIEDVKDELAKLDLQLKDSPGSFMGGYDESYGSSMFSDDLH, encoded by the coding sequence GTGCAGATCGCACAGCGTCCCGTCCTCTCTGAGGAAGTCGTCTCCGACAATCGTGCGCGGTTCATCCTTGAGCCGCTCGAGCCGGGCTTCGGCTACACCCTGGGCAACTCCCTCCGCCGCACGCTGCTCTCCTCCATTCCGGGAGCAGCGGTCACCTCGATCAAGATTGACTCTGTGCTTCACGAGTTCACGACGATCGAGGGCGTGAAGGAGGACGTCTCGGAGATCATCCTGAACATCAAGGAGCTCGTCGTCTCGTCTGAGAACGATGAGCCGGTCCAGATGTACCTGCGCAAGCAGGGTCCAGGTGTCGTCACCGCGGCTGATATCAACCCGCCCGCCGGCGTCGAGATCCACAACACGGATCTGGTCATCGCCACCCTCAATGAGAAGGGCAAGCTGGAGATCGACCTGATCGTCGAGCGCGGTCGCGGCTACGTGTCCGCAGCCCAGAACAAGGATCCCGAGGCAGAGATCGGCCGTATTCCGGTCGACTCGATCTACTCCCCGGTTCTTCAGGTGTCCTACAAGGTTGAGGCGACCCGTGTCGAACAGCGCACGGACTTCGACAAGCTCATCGTCGACGTCGAGACCAAGGCATCGTTGAGCCCGCGCGACGCGTTCGCATCCGCCGGCAAGACCCTTGTCGAGCTCTTCGGACTTGCAGCCGACCTCAACCTCGAAGCCGAGGGCATCGAGCTCGGCGAGCCTCCGGTGGAGGAGACGCAGTCTTCGGACCTGCAGCGCCCCATCACCATTCTCAATCTCCCCGCGCGCTCGCAGAACTGCCTGCAGCGTGAGGGAATCGAAACAATCGGCCAGCTCATCCTGCGCTCTGAGGCAGATCTGCTGGATATTCGTAACTTCGGTGCGAAGTCGATCGAGGACGTGAAGGACGAGCTCGCGAAGCTCGACCTTCAGCTCAAGGATTCTCCCGGCAGCTTCATGGGCGGCTACGACGAATCCTATGGCTCGTCCATGTTCAGCGACGACCTCCACTGA
- the infA gene encoding translation initiation factor IF-1, which produces MAKKEGVIEVEGSVVEALPNAMFRVELSNGHVVLAHISGKMRQHYIKILPEDRVVVELTPYDLSRGRIVYRYK; this is translated from the coding sequence ATGGCGAAAAAAGAGGGCGTCATCGAGGTTGAAGGCAGTGTCGTCGAGGCACTGCCCAATGCGATGTTCCGTGTAGAGCTGAGCAACGGGCACGTTGTGCTCGCCCACATCTCGGGCAAGATGCGACAGCACTACATCAAGATTCTGCCCGAGGATCGAGTCGTTGTGGAGCTTACTCCCTACGATCTCAGCCGAGGACGAATCGTCTACCGCTACAAGTAA
- the map gene encoding type I methionyl aminopeptidase, with protein MFGREAIEYKSDDQIRKIRRAALVVADIHDALREAAKPGVTTGELDLVAGRVLEKAGARSNFLGYYGYPANACISVNETIVHGIPGDRVLTDTDIVSFDCGAVVDGWHGDACFTVCMPNASEEDRRLSDFTETAMWTGIAKLATAKHVGEVGGAIEDYVDSIPEEIRPGLVEEYMGHGIGSQMHQPPDVLNYRAKNRGAKIKPGMVLCVEPMLTVGSPASRVLEDDWTVVTLDGSNASHWEHEVAIHHGGIWVVTAPDGGAAGLAPFGIEPAPLD; from the coding sequence ATGTTCGGCAGAGAGGCGATCGAATACAAGTCGGACGACCAGATCAGGAAGATCCGTCGTGCAGCGCTCGTCGTCGCCGACATCCACGATGCCCTGCGTGAGGCCGCCAAGCCTGGTGTCACGACGGGGGAGCTCGATCTTGTCGCCGGTCGCGTCCTCGAAAAGGCAGGTGCGCGCTCCAACTTCCTCGGCTATTACGGCTATCCCGCCAACGCCTGCATCTCCGTCAACGAGACGATCGTTCATGGCATCCCGGGCGACCGGGTGCTGACCGATACCGATATCGTCTCCTTCGACTGCGGCGCAGTCGTCGACGGCTGGCACGGCGACGCCTGCTTCACGGTCTGCATGCCAAACGCGTCCGAGGAGGATCGCCGCCTCTCCGACTTCACGGAGACTGCCATGTGGACCGGCATCGCCAAGCTCGCCACCGCCAAGCATGTCGGCGAGGTCGGCGGGGCGATCGAAGACTATGTCGACTCCATCCCGGAGGAGATCCGTCCCGGTCTCGTCGAGGAGTACATGGGTCACGGCATCGGCTCGCAGATGCACCAGCCGCCGGACGTGCTCAACTACAGGGCCAAGAACAGGGGCGCGAAGATTAAGCCCGGCATGGTCCTCTGCGTCGAGCCGATGTTGACTGTCGGCAGCCCTGCCAGTCGCGTGTTGGAGGATGACTGGACTGTCGTCACCCTCGACGGCTCGAACGCTTCCCACTGGGAGCACGAGGTCGCGATCCATCACGGTGGCATCTGGGTCGTCACGGCACCTGATGGGGGAGCGGCAGGACTCGCACCCTTCGGGATCGAACCAGCCCCACTCGACTGA
- the rpmJ gene encoding 50S ribosomal protein L36 has protein sequence MKVKPSVKRICDSCKVIRRHGRVMVICTNPRHKQRQG, from the coding sequence ATGAAGGTCAAGCCAAGCGTGAAGCGGATCTGTGACAGCTGCAAGGTGATTCGTCGCCACGGCCGGGTCATGGTCATCTGCACGAACCCGCGGCACAAGCAGCGCCAGGGCTGA
- the rpsK gene encoding 30S ribosomal protein S11, with protein MPPKSRTTARPRRAMRKNIVNGQVHIKSTFNNTIVTITDPTGAVIASASSGMMGFKGSRKSTPYAAQLAAETAARRAMESGLKKVDVFVKGPGSGRETAIRTLTANGLEVTSIQDVTPQAHNGCRPPKRRRV; from the coding sequence ATGCCCCCCAAGTCACGCACTACTGCCCGCCCGCGTCGGGCAATGCGGAAGAACATTGTCAATGGCCAGGTCCACATCAAGTCGACCTTCAACAACACCATCGTCACCATCACCGACCCGACAGGCGCCGTCATCGCGTCTGCCTCGTCCGGCATGATGGGCTTCAAGGGCTCGCGCAAGTCCACCCCGTACGCCGCGCAGCTGGCCGCTGAGACGGCCGCGCGTCGCGCCATGGAGTCGGGCCTGAAGAAGGTCGACGTCTTCGTCAAGGGACCGGGTTCGGGCCGCGAGACCGCGATCCGCACCCTCACCGCCAACGGTCTCGAGGTCACGTCCATTCAGGACGTCACCCCCCAGGCCCACAACGGCTGCCGTCCCCCGAAGCGCCGCCGCGTCTGA
- the secY gene encoding preprotein translocase subunit SecY encodes MLSAFVSAFRTPDLRRKLLFTLGIIVIYRFGTFMPAPGVSYQNVQQCLNEAGSADLLSMINMFSGGAMFQLSVFALGIMPYITASIIVQLLRVVIPRFEELHKEGQSGTAKLTQYTRYLTVGLAIMQSAVVITVANSTLFLGCTVDPFPDTSAGSVLLAIVTMTAGTGLIMWMGEQITERGVGNGMSILIFSGIAASFPPAMGQVLNSNNGVRNFIFILLLFLAITIVVVFVEQSQRRIPVQYAKRVIGRRTYGGSTTYIPIKINMANVIPVIFASSLLALPTMAMQFGDQNAGWVQWLSANYQPNSFWYLLTFALLIIFFAFFYTSITFNPEEVADNMKRYGGFIPGIRAGAPTARYLKNVITRITWVGSFYLATIALIPTVIFSEMGITMMAFGGTSIIIIVGVGLQTVKDIDAQLQQRHYEGFLR; translated from the coding sequence TTGCTTTCCGCATTCGTCTCGGCATTCCGCACCCCGGACCTGCGCCGCAAGCTGCTGTTCACGCTCGGCATCATCGTCATCTATCGCTTCGGCACCTTCATGCCGGCACCGGGCGTCAGCTATCAGAACGTGCAGCAGTGCCTCAATGAGGCAGGCTCCGCTGACCTGCTGTCGATGATCAACATGTTCTCCGGCGGCGCCATGTTCCAGCTGTCGGTCTTTGCGCTCGGCATCATGCCCTACATCACGGCGTCGATCATCGTCCAGCTCTTGAGGGTTGTCATCCCGCGCTTCGAGGAGCTGCACAAGGAGGGCCAGTCCGGGACAGCGAAGCTGACGCAGTACACGCGCTATCTGACGGTTGGTCTCGCCATCATGCAGTCGGCGGTTGTCATCACCGTCGCGAACTCAACCCTGTTCCTCGGGTGCACGGTCGATCCGTTCCCGGACACGTCGGCGGGCTCTGTCCTCCTGGCGATCGTCACGATGACGGCCGGCACTGGACTCATCATGTGGATGGGCGAGCAGATCACCGAGCGCGGCGTCGGCAATGGTATGTCGATTCTCATCTTCTCCGGCATCGCGGCATCGTTCCCGCCCGCCATGGGCCAGGTGCTCAACTCCAACAACGGCGTCCGCAACTTCATCTTCATCCTTCTCCTGTTCCTTGCGATCACAATCGTCGTCGTCTTTGTCGAGCAGTCGCAGCGACGGATTCCGGTGCAGTACGCGAAGCGTGTCATCGGCAGGCGTACGTACGGCGGTTCGACGACGTACATCCCGATCAAGATCAACATGGCGAACGTTATCCCCGTCATCTTCGCCTCGTCGCTCCTCGCGCTGCCGACGATGGCGATGCAGTTCGGTGATCAGAATGCGGGATGGGTGCAGTGGCTCTCCGCGAATTACCAGCCGAACTCCTTCTGGTACCTGCTCACCTTCGCGCTGCTCATCATCTTCTTCGCGTTCTTCTACACGTCGATCACGTTCAATCCCGAAGAGGTGGCGGACAACATGAAGCGCTATGGCGGCTTCATCCCCGGTATTCGTGCCGGCGCGCCGACTGCGCGCTACCTCAAGAACGTCATCACCCGCATCACATGGGTCGGCTCGTTCTATCTCGCGACGATCGCCCTCATCCCGACTGTGATTTTCAGTGAAATGGGCATCACGATGATGGCGTTCGGCGGCACGTCGATCATCATTATTGTGGGCGTCGGTCTGCAGACAGTGAAAGACATCGACGCTCAGCTCCAGCAACGACACTACGAAGGTTTCCTCCGATGA
- the rpsM gene encoding 30S ribosomal protein S13, which produces MARISGVDLPRDKRIEVALTYIYGIGRTRAHAILDGTGVSPDVRVKDLTEEDQVKIRSFIDANYEVEGDLRREVQADIRRKIEIGSYQGLRHRRGLPVRGQRTKTNARTRKGPKRTVAGKKK; this is translated from the coding sequence TTGGCACGTATTTCTGGTGTTGACCTGCCCCGCGACAAGCGGATCGAGGTTGCACTCACGTACATCTATGGAATTGGGCGCACGCGCGCCCACGCGATTCTGGACGGCACGGGCGTCTCGCCCGACGTCAGGGTCAAGGACCTGACCGAAGAGGATCAGGTCAAGATCCGCAGCTTCATCGACGCGAACTACGAGGTTGAGGGCGACCTCCGCCGCGAGGTTCAGGCTGACATTCGCCGCAAGATCGAGATCGGCTCGTACCAGGGTCTTCGTCACCGCCGCGGCCTCCCGGTGCGCGGTCAGCGCACCAAGACCAACGCGCGCACCCGCAAGGGACCGAAGCGCACGGTCGCCGGCAAGAAGAAGTAG